One Skermanella sp. TT6 genomic window, GGCACGGCTGAGCCGCATTATCCGAAAACGTCGCCGATAAAGAGGCTTCCCGCCCGGACTGCGGAAGGGATAAAACGCTTCCCGACGTGTTTACGGTTCCGTGCCGCGCCTCGGCGGCACGGGATACAGGGAAGGATCGGCTTCTGCATATGACTTGGCGATGGCTCAAGGTGGTGGCGCTCGGCGCCGCGCTGGTCCTGACCGGCGCTCCGGCGGTGGAACGCGGGCCGTCGGGCGGCCGCGTCGAAGTCACGCTGGGCGCGGACCATGCCGAGGCTCGGCCGAGGTCGGGCGGATCGCGGTCGTCGGGCGGCTATTCCCGTCCCAGCAGCAGCTATTCGCGCACGCCGTCGTTCGGGACACCCAGCCGGTCGAGCAGGACGCCGTCGGCCAGCGGCGGCTATTCGAGGCCGTCGACCTCGGGCGGCGGCATCTTCGGCTCGGGTACGCCGTCTGCCGGCGACCGCGCCATGTCGCGCCAGTCCGGCGGCGACGCGCTCAGCCGCTACCGCGAACAGCAGCAACCCCCGCCGGCGGCGGCTCCGACGGCTCCCAGGCCGGATTACGGCACCCAGTACGGCGGGCAGCGCCGCAGCGGCGGCTCCGGCTGGGGCTGGGGTTCCGGCGGAAGCTACGGCGGAGGCGGTTATGGCGGATCGTTCGGCCGTGGCTACTCGACGGGCGGATACGGCGGCGGCTTCGGCGGCTGGAGCGGCGCGCGCGGCTGGTCGGTGCCCGGCTACGCGGCCCGGTCGGCATCCCGGTTCGGGATCTGGGACGGCTTGTTCCTGTGGTTCCTGCTCGACAACCTGACCCGCCCCGGCTACGCCGACTTCTTCCATAATCATCAGAACGATCCGGGCTACCAGCAGTGGCGGGCCGAGGCCGACCGCCTCGCCGCCGACAACGCGGACCTGCGGGGGAAGTTGAACTCGCTCGACCAGTCCCTGGCTGGCAAGCAGGGACAGCCCCGCGATCCCGAATACCTGCCGCCCGACACCCCGCGCGAGGTGGCGCTGGCGGAGACCGCGGACGCACCCGGCGGTTCGGGCGGCGGCTTCGGCGAGTTCGGCTTCGTGTCGATCCTCCTGGTCGGCGGGGGCGTGATTTTCCTGGTCTGGCTGTGGCGCAAGCAGAGGGGCGCGCGGCCCGCCCGTTCCGGAGGGAGTGGCTCCATGAGCAATCTGAAGACCGCGGGCAACATCCTGCGCCAGAAGCTGTCCGGCGAAACCTACACGCCGTCGCTGTTCCGGGTGGGCATGACGCTGACCATGGACCCGACGCCCTTCATCCTGGCCGGCGGGACGACCAAGGTCACGGCGCCCAGCGAGGTCTCCGGCTCCAACATGCTGGTCAGCGTCGCCATGGTCTCCACCGTCGGCGACGGCGCCGCGACGCTGCACCGGCTCTACCTGCCGGAGGAGACGGGGTTTTTCCAGATTCACCTGAACACCGCGGGACAGCCGGACGAATGCCGCTTCTTCTCCCTGGTGGACGAGGTCCACCCCGGCAGCGAAGAGGAGTGGGGATTCTGGCTGGACCGGCGCGAAGGCATGATCGGCTGGCCGGAGTTCCAGACCAAGGACGGGAAGGTCTACCCGCGTGCCTGGGCGCCCGGGGCCTCGCGCATCCAACCGCACACCTTGTACGAGAACGGCACCGACGCCAAGGGCATGACCGTCCGGACGCTCACCACCATGCTCTACGCCGCCCCGACCGGGGCCGCCGATCCGGCTCCGCCGACCGAATACATCATGGTATCCGCGGTGGAGGAGGGCAGCCGGGCCTGGGTGGATATCCACGCCGGCATCGACGTCAATCCCGCCATGCTCTCGCTCGCCTGAACCGACC contains:
- a CDS encoding DUF2491 family protein gives rise to the protein MTWRWLKVVALGAALVLTGAPAVERGPSGGRVEVTLGADHAEARPRSGGSRSSGGYSRPSSSYSRTPSFGTPSRSSRTPSASGGYSRPSTSGGGIFGSGTPSAGDRAMSRQSGGDALSRYREQQQPPPAAAPTAPRPDYGTQYGGQRRSGGSGWGWGSGGSYGGGGYGGSFGRGYSTGGYGGGFGGWSGARGWSVPGYAARSASRFGIWDGLFLWFLLDNLTRPGYADFFHNHQNDPGYQQWRAEADRLAADNADLRGKLNSLDQSLAGKQGQPRDPEYLPPDTPREVALAETADAPGGSGGGFGEFGFVSILLVGGGVIFLVWLWRKQRGARPARSGGSGSMSNLKTAGNILRQKLSGETYTPSLFRVGMTLTMDPTPFILAGGTTKVTAPSEVSGSNMLVSVAMVSTVGDGAATLHRLYLPEETGFFQIHLNTAGQPDECRFFSLVDEVHPGSEEEWGFWLDRREGMIGWPEFQTKDGKVYPRAWAPGASRIQPHTLYENGTDAKGMTVRTLTTMLYAAPTGAADPAPPTEYIMVSAVEEGSRAWVDIHAGIDVNPAMLSLA